One genomic region from Lathamus discolor isolate bLatDis1 chromosome 21, bLatDis1.hap1, whole genome shotgun sequence encodes:
- the LOC136024344 gene encoding heterogeneous nuclear ribonucleoprotein M-like, translated as MPRARPAGRALLTQRRSAGKMAATAAVGAATENAGGKVEAPAAAAATAAAPQPPNGAGGAVGPPPKSEGERPSQNEKRKEKSVKRGGNRFEPYANPAKRYRAFITNIPFDVKWQSLKDLVKEKVGEVTYVELLMDAEGKSRVSV; from the exons ATGCCTCGCGCGCGGCCCGCGGGGCGGGCTCTCCTCACACAAAGGCGCAGCGCTGGGAAAATGGCGGCTACAGCGGCGGTCGGGGCGGCCACGGAGAACGCCGGCGGCAAAGTAGAGGCACCCGCGGCTGCCGCGGCGACAGCGGCGGCTCCGCAACCACCTAACGGGGCcgggggtgctgtggggccGCCCCCTAAGAG TGAAGGTGAACGACCaagccaaaatgaaaaaaggaaagagaaaagtgtCAAAAGAGGAGGAAATCGCTTTGAGCCATATGCTAATCCTGCTAAGAGATACCGAGCTTTTATTACAAATATTCCCTTTGATGTGAAGTGGCAGTCTCTGAAAGACCTGGTCAAAGAGAAAG TTGGTGAGGTAACATACGTGGAGCTCTTAATGGACGCTGAAGGAAAGTCAAGGGTAAGTGTTTGA